A window of Schistocerca serialis cubense isolate TAMUIC-IGC-003099 chromosome 1, iqSchSeri2.2, whole genome shotgun sequence genomic DNA:
CGGATGGTGTGGTGCTTGTGCGGTCGCAGACGTACACGCGCCGCGTTTCCTCTGCCCTGCCGGCGGTTACGTCGAGTGACGCCCGTCACTCCGTCTCCGTTCAGGCAGGGAGTGCTACTAAACAAGCAGCCTCTGTTTCAGATAACGAGTGGCACGTAGTCACCCCAAGGAGGGACagacgccgtgctgcaggacgcagaccaccgcccccggaccgacggcgcatcataccgcccagtccgcgtaacagcggtccggcgcgagccaacgcgcctgggcggccggcgcgagctacacctcgtgtatctcgcgccggcggcagggcgcgggcgaccgctgggccatctgttggcggcgcggcgaacaacagccgcggtgcgctgggcccgagcgccaggccggcgcgagctacacctcgagaCGCCCGGCCGGCGCGGGCTACACCGGCCACGCctacgaccactgcgccatctggtagcgatcgtcgggcacccagtccgcgtagcagcggcccggggcgagccggcgcgtccggtcagccggcgcgagctacaccccgtgtttctcgcgccggcggccggccgctggcgaccgccgggccatctgttggcggcgcggcgaacaccagccgcggggcgcccgacccgagcgccaggccggcgcaagctacaccggcccctgctgctaccgctgcgccacctgtcatCAGCGCGGCGATCGAAAGCAGCACTGAGCggcccacgccagatggcagcacggcaccaccaccgacgcagacgacggagcggcgcgacgtgaacggagggactgcagctgcGTCTCCGAGAACTGGCAGCAAGAAGAGGAGACGCCGACGCCGTAACACCCGGCCCAGTCCCAACCTCCCGCCGCAAGGCTCCCGTCCTACACCAGACCTGACAGGCCCCCCTGTACCCTCCGAACAGGGCGCAACTGAGGcagctccgcccccccctcccccggccgacgctcggctaacggagaggcagcggcgctggctggcggccctggagagcgtccacaaccaaccgtgggacgcattcgtcgcggCCGTCGAGGATTTCATCGccgagatcgccgagacgaagccacaacgccaggcagccggaggtcgacaggatgggccaccagcagcagcgcaccgcggccagggccgcgccgacgctgctgccaatccccctccccctgcccctacacgcggccgcggtgggcggcgcggtggacgtggcgcacggcgcgcggcggccgccgagcgtcggtacgacgcgaatgcagcgtctgagattcagaagctgtaccgcgcggaccggcgcaaggcgatgcagcgcgtccttggcgagacgtcaccgtactgccaaatcgatggcagcgtgctcacggagcactttaAAAAGATCTATGGTAAATCTGACTTCTCTctttcagatgcaccagctgctgtcccggactttgccgccaccacgcctcctggtgtcagcgaggaggtcctgctgccgatcacaccttcagaggtgcaacagcggctccagaaggcgagcaatactgctcctggggcagacggagtcacctactcggacttgcgacgtgaggatcctggctgccacgtgctagctaagatcttctcgcgctgctggaaagagcggaagactccggtgcagtggaaaatatccactaccgtcctcatccacaagaaaggggacgtctcggacgtgacaaactggcggcctttagcattgagctctaccatctctaagctctttgctgcaatcgttgcggaccgcacttctctctgggcggagcggttgaacctgctctccccagaacagaagggcttccgcacgtttgaaggctgctacgagcacaacttcattgtgcagacggcaattgacgatgcaaggcgcaggggaggccaagcatgctttgcttggcttgatctggcgaatgctttcggctcagtgcctcacgctcacctccttggagtactgagcaggatgggactaccagagcaattgcaccgtctaattgccgacatgtacgatggttgctccacccgcgtccgtacatctgacggactaacggaggagatagagatccaggcgggggtcaagcagggctgtccactgtcgcccatcgtcttcaatctcgcgctcgagccggtacttcgcgccgcaacctcactcagaaatgagtgtggtattccgcttagcggcgtcagtgtgagtgcactggcgtatgcggacgatatcgtgcttctggcgcgggattcagaggcgatgcagacgctcctcaatgttgtgggtgaggcggcgacgtgggccgggcttaccttcaagccgtcgaagtgtgccacgcttcacatccgccgtcggcagacactaggctcggtattcgccctgcaagggggagaaccagccgtgctcggtgcgggtgacgcctacctccatcttggcgttcccaccgggtacaaagtcacgcagacgccaacggatgcgatcgcggcaattcgacgcgacttgcagcacctggacgcttccctgctggctccctggcagaagattgacgctgtgcgtgtctttctcctccctaggcttgactttgtcatgcggggcggagcggtacgcaaggggccgctatctgcactcgacaaggcagtgaaagcggctgtcaaatcatggctgttcctcccacagcgtgcgtccaccgaacagctgtacctcgcgctgggagagggaggatgcggcctgacgccgctcgcggacgctgcggacatctccaccatcgtccacggcttccgcatgctgcactgcgacgacgccaccgtccgcgacatcgcctgggccactctaactacggccgcgcgccgccgactggggagggagccgagtcgttccgacttggccacctaccttagcggcagcactgagggtgacctcgcacgcgacggaggtgacatccagtcactgtggacgcgcgtcaggaacgccacaaggcgcctagcgccgcgtggcgtcacctggcgctggagtgagctgctttctgagttgcaggtggaggtcggcggccgacccgccatcgctgacgacgcggaacacggcggcatcggaggggtgacgcagccggccacggagggggcggcgcctgggactacacgacacctcgaagatggcggcgatggaccgcagcacgatgatgacagcgtgggacgcaccgccaacactggcgtcgagcatgtccgggtgggagggggcgccaaacgtcttctctcgcggacgctccgcgagtgtctgaggcagcgcctgcgccACATCCTACTCAGGAAACCGGACCAGGGGAAGGTGTTCGAGTGCACCAGGGaatccacagcgtccaaccacttcatagcgggaggcaaatacacccgcttcgcagactggcgctttatccatcgcgccaggctcggagtcgtgcctctgaacggttgtcgccgctttgatgggcgggccaacaacaacaaagcctgccgacgctgtggccacaacaacgagacgctcccgcacgtaattaacgcgtgcatggtgcactcagcagccctgcagtatcgccacaacgcggtcctcaaccgcctcgcgacagcagtcgcagggcggccaagaagaggaaacactgctgttcctgacatcaggatcaaccaagccgtcataggggacagcagtgggctgcgtccggacctcgtaataactgacgaggccgcgaagactgtaaccatcgtcgatgtgacaatccccttcgagaacaggcggattgcgctcgacaacgctcggcaactgaagaggataaagtacgccgacgttgcgcgcggattagccgctcgcggctattccgtcactgtcgacgccctggttgtcggcagtctgggggcgtgggaccgccagaacgatgcagtgcttcggcacctaggcatcgctagccgctactgccaactgatgcggcggctgatggtgtctgacaccatcaagtggtcccgcgacatttacgtggaacacattactggccaccgccagtatgtgtccccctagactgtggcatgctctgacgtcaggctgcgagaccttcgagactgcagtcgtcggagaacttcgaggtcggtgccttcgtgacgtcggcgtcgagattctcctccacgacgcgggaccgcggcgctacaccatcttcgcgccgcactgcagcagtgccgagtcagtagcggtgcgtgcggtgctgcctggtgcccctccctccgtggtgtccgccgaatatggcccccacctcggcTGGCGCGGTGCTGGGCGGCGCCgaacgtgtgcctactgcccggcagtctccagccagcgtgggaagcaacgccctcctgccacgacaccccggtgacgtctgccgcaaggcggacagaggggagaagtccggctgtgtgtgacccgcctgcgtgcgtggcacaccagccgctggcagccgtgcatgtgcagtgtgctgtcagggcatggagaagaatgcaataaataaaatagaccctAAAACTAGGTCCAAACTTTCCCCGGTGTGAATTATCTAAGGCCGCGCCTATCGCGGAATTAATCTTAAGGTAATATACTTAAGCATCCGCGCCTAACGCGGTCttccaatatttaagtagtgggcttaacccacgaattagaataagattcaactatttaagtgcggttagaaccgtttactatatattttaacttaaaaattttcattaaatttgtaatactcgatttatatagagtcatgaatattatttcttaaatttatacttcttaaaactgtaactaagaattatctcggaaaataaaaatctgttcttatcagcttaatatctgatacgtcctgcatcgcaggaccagaatattaaactcatttttggctcatgacggagtgctaggggcttgctccacctctgtcgcgggttggcccggcattgcagtaccgccgggatcggcccacctaaaattaattaaaacacagcctgaaatgggttaatattctgcagtgatcagatattccgctggtagcaaaacttgttgtagttgtcgatttgcccagtagttagctgcttacacacctcgatttcttgtaattaatttaacattatcttacgaagtttatttattttttttttttttttatttttttttttttttttttttttttttgcggttagccggaacgctcttgcagccgcattacactaggctggtaatttatatgggcacagaagagtgccttcggatgcctcgttggcgtcacatatggtccggccacagataattttaattacattttttggagttatatccttagctcctcgcgaacgtcgtcgtcgccgccgcacgcacgcagaatacgtgtgtacacacgtatgcagtaggcggtggacgatgtaagcactcggctaggtgtagctcgcgccggcctcgcgccggtgtagctcgcgccggcctggcgctgctgtggggcggcctcacggcttctccactgccctggcagccggcggcgttcaaatgggagtcgcagtttactgttcgccatggagggtagtactgggctgttgacgagtgctctcgcgaattctccttccttccggcacttgcttttgcgatgttttcgacggtcgcctgttgccatatcggcccgtaccaccgtgtgtcactcccacatgtggagcgcacacgctgcaagcatttaggcccttcgacttgcggtttttccttatcgcttctcggccttttggctaagatcaaagtgtagtatctgttcttatcagcttaatatctgatacgtcctgcatcgcaggaccagaatattaaactcatttttggctcatgacggagtgctaggggcttgctccacctctgtcgcgggttggcccggcattgcagtaccgccgggatcggcccacctaaaattaattaaaacacagcctgaaatgggttaatattctgcagtgatcagatattccgctggtagcaaaacttgttgtagttgtcgatttgcccagtagttagctgcttacacacctcgatttcttgtaattaatttaacattatcttacgaagtttatttattttttttttttttttatttttttttttttttttttttttttttgcggttagccggaacgctcttgcagccgcattacactaggctggtaatttatatgggcacagaagagtgccttcggatgcctcgttggcgtcacatatggtccggccacagataattttaattacattttttggagttatatccttagctcctcgcgaacgtcgtcgtcgccgccgcacgcacgcagaatacgtgtg
This region includes:
- the LOC126478362 gene encoding uncharacterized protein LOC126478362 gives rise to the protein MQRVLGETSPYCQIDGSVLTEHFKKIYGKSDFSLSDAPAAVPDFAATTPPGVSEEVLLPITPSEVQQRLQKASNTAPGADGVTYSDLRREDPGCHVLAKIFSRCWKERKTPVQWKISTTVLIHKKGDVSDVTNWRPLALSSTISKLFAAIVADRTSLWAERLNLLSPEQKGFRTFEGCYEHNFIVQTAIDDARRRGGQACFAWLDLANAFGSVPHAHLLGVLSRMGLPEQLHRLIADMYDGCSTRVRTSDGLTEEIEIQAGVKQGCPLSPIVFNLALEPVLRAATSLRNECGIPLSGVSVSALAYADDIVLLARDSEAMQTLLNVVGEAATWAGLTFKPSKCATLHIRRRQTLGSVFALQGGEPAVLGAGDAYLHLGVPTGYKVTQTPTDAIAAIRRDLQHLDASLLAPWQKIDAVRVFLLPRLDFVMRGGAVRKGPLSALDKAVKAAVKSWLFLPQRASTEQLYLALGEGGCGLTPLADAADISTIVHGFRMLHCDDATVRDIAWATLTTAARRRLGREPSRSDLATYLSGSTEGDLARDGGDIQSLWTRVRNATRRLAPRGVTWRWSELLSELQVEVGGRPAIADDAEHGGIGGVTQPATEGAAPGTTRHLEDGGDGPQHDDDSVGRTANTGVEHVRVGGGAKRLLSRTLRECLRQRLRHILLRKPDQGKVFECTRESTASNHFIAGGKYTRFADWRFIHRARLGVVPLNGCRRFDGRANNNKACRRCGHNNETLPHVINACMVHSAALQYRHNAVLNRLATAVAGRPRRGNTAVPDIRINQAVIGDSSGLRPDLVITDEAAKTVTIVDVTIPFENRRIALDNARQLKRIKYADVARGLAARGYSVTVDALVVGSLGAWDRQNDAVLRHLGIASRYCQLMRRLMVSDTIKWSRDIYVEHITGHRQYVSP